From Shewanella psychrophila, a single genomic window includes:
- the sdhC gene encoding succinate dehydrogenase cytochrome b556 subunit produces MEQSEQNVKKQRPVHLDLQTIRFPATAIASILHRVSGVIMLFAVGILIWLLNESLASPESFAGVQSLFDNLLVKFVIWGILTALGYHLIVGIRHLIMDTGRWEELPAGIASAKAAFALSIAFSIIVGVWVW; encoded by the coding sequence ATTGAGCAGAGTGAGCAGAACGTGAAAAAGCAAAGACCTGTCCATCTAGATCTGCAGACCATACGCTTTCCTGCAACAGCGATCGCGTCTATCCTCCACCGTGTATCCGGTGTCATCATGCTATTTGCTGTTGGCATTCTTATCTGGTTGCTGAACGAATCATTAGCATCACCAGAGAGCTTCGCCGGCGTACAATCTCTTTTTGATAACTTGCTGGTTAAGTTTGTCATTTGGGGAATTCTTACCGCACTGGGTTATCACCTTATCGTTGGCATACGCCACCTGATAATGGATACCGGTCGTTGGGAAGAGTTACCCGCTGGCATCGCTTCGGCAAAAGCCGCATTTGCATTGTCAATTGCGTTTTCAATCATAGTAGGGGTTTGGGTATGGTAA
- the sdhA gene encoding succinate dehydrogenase flavoprotein subunit: MSIPVREFDVVVIGAGGAGMRAALQISKEGKSCALLSKVFPTRSHTVSAQGGITVALGNAHEDHWEQHMYDTVKGSDFIGDQEAIEFMCKTGPEAVIELEHMGLPFSRFENGKIYQRPFGGQSRNFGGEQAARTAAAADRTGHALLHCLYQQNVKHKTEVFSEWYALDLVKNEDGVIVGCTAIDIESGEIVYFKAKATVLATGGAGRIYASTTNAHINTGDGVGMAMRAGVQMQDMEMWQFHPTGIAGAGVLVTEGCRGEGGYLLNKDGERFMERYAPNAKDLASRDVVARSMMTEIREGRGLDGPLGPHLLLKLDHLGKETLEARLPGVCELSRTFAHIDPADGPIPVLPTCHYMMGGLPAKVSGQVLRKNEDGTETDVVGLFAVGEIACVSVHGANRLGGNSLLDLVVFGRAAGQHLGKALDDTPTPKDATDTDIDASLARLNRWESNTDGEDPVQIRKDLQLCMQLNFSVFRSGDSMAEGLTELKQIRERLANAKLSDNSKEFNTQRIECLELDNLMATAIATAYAANFRTESRGAHSREDFLDRDDENWLCHSLFDPVTEQMDRRAVNMEPKLRAAFPPIKRTY, translated from the coding sequence GTGAGTATTCCAGTACGCGAATTTGATGTGGTCGTGATCGGTGCCGGTGGCGCAGGCATGCGAGCAGCATTACAGATTTCAAAAGAAGGTAAGAGCTGTGCGCTTTTATCTAAAGTGTTCCCGACACGTTCTCATACGGTTTCGGCTCAAGGCGGCATCACAGTAGCCTTAGGCAATGCCCATGAAGATCATTGGGAACAGCACATGTACGATACGGTTAAAGGTTCCGATTTTATCGGTGACCAAGAAGCGATCGAATTCATGTGTAAAACAGGTCCCGAGGCGGTTATTGAGCTGGAGCACATGGGTCTGCCTTTCTCTCGTTTCGAGAACGGTAAGATATACCAGCGTCCGTTCGGTGGTCAGTCTAGAAACTTTGGTGGCGAGCAAGCGGCTCGTACCGCAGCAGCGGCTGACCGTACAGGTCATGCACTGTTGCATTGTCTTTATCAACAAAACGTTAAGCATAAGACTGAAGTCTTCTCTGAGTGGTATGCACTCGATTTAGTGAAGAACGAAGACGGCGTGATTGTTGGTTGTACTGCTATCGATATTGAAAGCGGTGAAATCGTCTATTTCAAGGCTAAAGCGACCGTTCTTGCTACTGGTGGTGCGGGTCGCATCTATGCATCTACTACCAACGCACATATTAATACCGGCGATGGTGTTGGTATGGCAATGCGCGCAGGCGTACAGATGCAAGACATGGAGATGTGGCAGTTCCATCCTACGGGAATCGCGGGAGCCGGTGTTCTGGTTACAGAAGGTTGTCGTGGTGAAGGCGGATATCTGCTGAACAAAGATGGCGAACGTTTCATGGAACGTTATGCACCTAATGCGAAAGACTTGGCTTCTCGAGACGTGGTTGCACGCTCTATGATGACCGAAATTCGTGAAGGCCGTGGTTTAGATGGTCCTTTAGGTCCGCACTTGCTACTCAAGCTGGATCATTTAGGCAAAGAAACATTGGAAGCGCGTTTACCTGGCGTATGTGAATTGTCTCGTACATTCGCTCATATCGATCCCGCCGATGGACCTATTCCTGTACTACCAACGTGTCATTACATGATGGGTGGTCTTCCTGCTAAAGTGAGTGGTCAGGTACTTCGTAAGAATGAAGATGGCACCGAAACTGATGTCGTGGGTTTATTTGCTGTCGGTGAGATTGCCTGTGTATCAGTACACGGCGCTAACCGCTTGGGCGGTAACTCACTGCTGGATCTTGTGGTATTTGGTCGTGCAGCAGGACAACATCTGGGTAAAGCGCTAGATGATACTCCGACACCTAAAGATGCGACAGACACTGACATCGATGCGTCTCTAGCGCGTCTGAATCGTTGGGAAAGTAACACAGACGGTGAAGATCCTGTACAAATACGTAAAGACCTACAGCTTTGTATGCAGCTGAACTTTTCTGTATTCCGCAGTGGTGACTCTATGGCTGAAGGTCTGACGGAGCTGAAACAGATCCGTGAACGCCTAGCTAATGCTAAGCTTTCTGATAACTCGAAAGAGTTCAATACACAGCGTATTGAATGTTTAGAGCTGGATAACTTGATGGCGACAGCGATTGCGACGGCTTATGCTGCCAATTTCCGTACTGAAAGCCGTGGTGCTCACTCACGTGAAGATTTCCTCGACCGTGATGATGAGAACTGGTTGTGTCACAGCCTATTTGACCCGGTTACAGAGCAGATGGATCGTCGAGCGGTTAACATGGAGCCTAAGCTTCGTGCAGCCTTCCCACCGATCAAGCGTACTTACTAA
- a CDS encoding efflux RND transporter periplasmic adaptor subunit: MDSLNTLANTQVTHSQKTGILTRPLNGFKFALPLLLVSVLSACSGEEPPKEEEKYAVPVETTTVIQGDVSSFYSTTATLEAPEEANVVTRIAGLIEAIEVEEGDRVTKGQLLAVIDAKRQRYDLARSQAEVEIIEQELNRLKKMGNREFISADSMAKLEYNLQAAIAKRDLAGLQVEESMVRSPIDGVIATRFVKKGNMAKEFDELFYIVNQDELHGIVHLPEQQLQSLRLGQDAQVFANKHSQDTVHAKVLRISPIVDAQSGTFKVTLSVPNDNAKLKAGMFTRVELRYDTHNNVITVPYNAVVNQDNQFALYVIDGTNVNRREVSLGYREADTVEIIAGIEPGEQIVIRGQQNLKDQSLVEVISALDLASVEK, encoded by the coding sequence ATGGACTCTTTAAATACACTCGCTAACACCCAAGTAACTCATTCACAAAAAACCGGCATACTGACTCGCCCACTCAATGGTTTCAAATTTGCTCTCCCTCTCCTTCTGGTATCAGTGCTCTCAGCTTGTAGCGGTGAAGAGCCTCCTAAAGAAGAAGAGAAGTATGCTGTACCTGTTGAAACAACCACTGTCATTCAGGGGGATGTCTCCTCTTTCTACAGCACAACTGCCACACTGGAAGCCCCAGAAGAAGCCAATGTGGTCACTCGTATCGCAGGCTTAATTGAGGCCATCGAGGTGGAAGAAGGTGACAGAGTCACTAAGGGTCAATTGCTCGCTGTGATTGATGCTAAGAGACAGAGATACGATCTCGCCCGCTCACAGGCCGAAGTTGAAATAATCGAGCAGGAACTCAACCGTCTGAAGAAGATGGGCAACAGAGAGTTTATCAGTGCAGATTCCATGGCTAAGCTCGAATACAACCTTCAGGCCGCTATCGCTAAGCGAGATCTGGCTGGACTACAGGTCGAAGAGAGCATGGTTCGCTCCCCCATCGACGGGGTTATCGCCACTCGATTTGTTAAAAAAGGCAATATGGCAAAAGAATTTGATGAACTATTTTATATCGTTAATCAAGACGAGCTTCACGGTATCGTCCATCTTCCTGAGCAGCAACTTCAGAGCTTACGTCTGGGCCAAGACGCACAAGTGTTCGCCAATAAGCATTCACAAGATACGGTTCACGCAAAAGTATTACGTATCAGCCCAATCGTCGATGCCCAGAGTGGCACTTTCAAAGTCACCTTATCTGTACCAAATGACAATGCCAAGCTAAAAGCTGGCATGTTTACTCGCGTCGAGCTGAGATATGACACTCACAATAATGTCATCACAGTGCCATATAACGCTGTAGTCAACCAAGATAATCAATTTGCTCTCTATGTCATCGACGGGACTAATGTTAATCGCCGTGAAGTCTCTCTGGGTTATCGTGAGGCCGATACTGTTGAAATTATCGCAGGCATTGAACCTGGTGAACAGATAGTGATCCGTGGCCAGCAAAATCTGAAAGATCAATCACTTGTAGAAGTGATAAGTGCATTAGATCTAGCCTCAGTCGAGAAGTAA
- the sucA gene encoding 2-oxoglutarate dehydrogenase E1 component: MHQGIMKAWLESSHLNGANSTYVEEMYEAYQEDPQSVSEDWQVVFDNLPHANGASVDVPEAAHSKVRDYFRSLALEGSHKGSARVTDPEVDAKQVKVLQMINAHRFRGHQNANLDPLELWKRDQVSELDPAFHGLTSEDMQREFNTGSFAHGGETMKLVDLVNALKATYCGSIGAEYMHMIDTDEKRWIQQRLEPSLGRANYDKTAKTRILHGLNAAEGMEKYLGAKFPGAKRFSLEGGDALVPMMREIIYRAGEAGTKEVVVGMAHRGRLNLLVNILGKKPAELFDEFAGKHSDALNGSGDVKYHQGFSSDFKTPGGNVHLALAFNPSHLEIVNPVVMGSVRARLDRRGCEDGLEVLPITIHGDSAITGQGIVQETFNMSQTRGFKVGGSIRIVVNNQVGFTTSNQDDVRSTEYCTDIAKMVQAPIFHVNADDPEAVAFISQLAVDYRNEFKRDVVIDLVCYRRHGHNEADEPSATQPLMYAKIKKHPTPRKIYADKLIGENTLAADEVTAMINDYRDALDHGDCVVDEWRPMTLHSVDWSPYINREWDEDYPAQMSMERIQNLADKISYVPESHKLQSRVAKIYKDRGLMAKGEKLLDWGFAETLAYASILEDKKRIRITGQDSGRGTFFHRHAVLHNQNDASAYMPLRNIADEQGPIDLTDSVLSEASVLAFEYGYATAEPGGLTLWEAQFGDFANCAQVVIDQFLSSGEQKWGRLCGLTMLLPHGYEGQGPEHSSARLERFLQLCANHNMQVCVPSTPAQVYHMLRRQVVRPMRRPLIVMSPKSLLRHPLAVSTMEELAQGTFQNVISEMDSLDSSKVDRVVFCSGKVYFELLERRRKENITNVALIRVEQIYPFPREEMLEILAQYQHVKDFVWCQEEPQNQGAWYCSQHHFWGAIPASAELTYAGREASAAPACGYPALHAQQQDTLIKTALKL, encoded by the coding sequence ATGCACCAAGGCATCATGAAAGCCTGGCTCGAATCATCACACCTCAACGGTGCAAATTCGACCTATGTAGAAGAGATGTATGAAGCCTATCAAGAAGACCCTCAGTCTGTTTCCGAAGACTGGCAAGTGGTGTTTGATAACCTCCCTCATGCGAACGGTGCATCAGTAGATGTCCCCGAAGCAGCCCACTCTAAAGTACGCGATTATTTTCGTAGTTTAGCGCTCGAAGGAAGTCATAAGGGTTCGGCCCGCGTGACAGATCCTGAAGTCGACGCTAAACAAGTTAAAGTCCTGCAGATGATCAATGCTCATCGATTCCGTGGCCACCAGAATGCTAATCTTGACCCTCTGGAACTGTGGAAGCGTGATCAGGTTTCTGAATTGGACCCGGCCTTTCATGGCTTAACAAGCGAAGACATGCAGCGTGAATTCAATACAGGCTCATTTGCTCATGGTGGCGAAACCATGAAGCTCGTTGATCTTGTAAATGCATTGAAGGCCACATATTGTGGCTCTATCGGTGCCGAATACATGCACATGATAGATACTGACGAGAAGCGCTGGATCCAGCAAAGGTTAGAACCTTCTTTAGGTAGAGCTAATTACGATAAAACCGCTAAGACCCGTATTCTTCATGGCTTGAACGCCGCAGAAGGTATGGAAAAATACTTAGGGGCCAAATTCCCAGGCGCGAAACGTTTCTCACTCGAAGGTGGCGATGCGCTTGTTCCTATGATGCGCGAGATCATCTATCGTGCGGGCGAAGCCGGCACCAAAGAGGTTGTTGTGGGCATGGCTCACCGCGGTCGTCTGAACTTACTGGTTAATATCTTAGGTAAGAAACCTGCAGAGTTGTTTGACGAATTCGCTGGTAAACATAGCGATGCACTCAACGGTTCGGGTGATGTTAAGTATCATCAAGGTTTTTCTTCCGATTTTAAGACGCCTGGTGGCAACGTTCACTTAGCCCTCGCCTTTAACCCATCGCATTTGGAGATCGTTAACCCGGTCGTTATGGGCTCGGTGCGTGCACGTCTGGATCGTCGCGGTTGTGAAGATGGCCTCGAAGTCTTGCCTATCACCATTCATGGTGACTCGGCTATCACGGGTCAGGGCATAGTCCAAGAGACATTTAACATGTCTCAGACTCGCGGCTTCAAGGTCGGTGGCAGTATACGTATTGTGGTTAATAACCAGGTAGGTTTCACCACGTCGAATCAGGATGACGTTCGTTCAACTGAGTATTGTACCGATATCGCTAAGATGGTGCAGGCGCCAATTTTCCACGTTAATGCCGATGATCCGGAGGCTGTAGCCTTCATCTCTCAGCTGGCCGTCGACTATCGTAACGAATTTAAGCGTGATGTGGTTATCGATCTGGTTTGTTATCGCCGTCATGGTCATAACGAAGCCGACGAGCCGAGTGCGACTCAGCCGCTGATGTATGCCAAGATCAAGAAGCACCCTACGCCGCGTAAGATCTATGCCGATAAGCTGATTGGCGAGAATACCTTGGCCGCCGATGAAGTCACTGCGATGATCAATGACTATCGCGATGCCTTAGACCACGGTGATTGTGTTGTCGATGAGTGGCGTCCTATGACGCTGCATTCTGTTGACTGGTCACCTTACATCAACAGAGAGTGGGATGAAGACTATCCGGCTCAGATGTCGATGGAGCGTATTCAGAACCTTGCGGATAAGATCAGTTATGTGCCTGAATCTCACAAATTGCAATCTCGCGTCGCTAAGATTTATAAAGATCGTGGCCTGATGGCAAAAGGTGAGAAGTTACTCGATTGGGGCTTCGCTGAGACATTGGCTTATGCGTCGATTCTTGAAGACAAGAAACGTATCCGTATCACAGGTCAGGATTCAGGTCGTGGAACCTTCTTTCACCGCCATGCGGTTTTGCACAATCAAAATGATGCATCGGCTTATATGCCGCTACGCAACATTGCCGATGAGCAAGGCCCGATTGACCTGACTGATTCTGTCTTATCAGAAGCTTCAGTACTGGCGTTTGAATACGGTTACGCCACGGCTGAGCCGGGTGGACTGACCCTATGGGAAGCTCAGTTCGGTGATTTCGCCAACTGTGCCCAGGTAGTTATCGATCAGTTCCTCTCGTCTGGTGAGCAAAAGTGGGGCCGTTTGTGTGGTCTGACTATGTTGCTGCCCCATGGCTATGAAGGACAAGGACCTGAGCATTCGAGTGCTCGTCTGGAGCGTTTCCTGCAGCTATGTGCGAACCACAACATGCAGGTCTGCGTACCATCGACACCCGCCCAGGTTTACCACATGCTCAGACGTCAGGTTGTGCGCCCAATGCGTCGCCCTCTGATCGTGATGTCGCCTAAATCTTTGCTGCGTCATCCTTTAGCTGTTTCTACCATGGAAGAGCTTGCACAGGGGACGTTCCAGAATGTTATCTCTGAGATGGATAGTCTGGATAGCAGCAAGGTGGATCGCGTGGTCTTCTGTAGCGGTAAGGTGTATTTCGAACTGTTAGAGAGACGTCGTAAAGAGAATATCACTAATGTCGCCCTTATCCGTGTGGAGCAAATTTATCCGTTCCCACGTGAAGAAATGTTAGAGATATTAGCCCAATACCAGCACGTCAAAGATTTTGTCTGGTGTCAGGAAGAGCCACAAAACCAGGGCGCCTGGTACTGTAGTCAGCATCATTTCTGGGGTGCAATCCCAGCCAGTGCTGAGTTAACTTATGCCGGTCGTGAAGCATCTGCTGCACCTGCATGTGGTTATCCTGCGTTGCATGCTCAGCAGCAAGACACTTTGATCAAGACAGCTTTAAAACTGTAG
- a CDS encoding GNAT family N-acetyltransferase, translated as MIQIRRFKQTEQLDDPIALWQIKYDTIRRVNIRDYSLLQVSAWAPTRSLPDTWPKRIQAMNPFIAESEGKQLGFADLQADGYIDHFFCHVDHQGQGIGKALMNTLLNEAASKGICRCYSHVSITARPFFEHFGFILVNSQEVEVRGQVLTNFVMEKRA; from the coding sequence ATGATACAGATACGCAGGTTTAAGCAAACTGAACAATTAGATGATCCAATTGCCCTGTGGCAGATAAAATACGACACCATTCGCAGAGTCAATATCAGAGACTATAGCCTGCTCCAGGTATCTGCCTGGGCACCGACACGATCTTTGCCTGATACTTGGCCTAAGCGTATCCAAGCCATGAATCCTTTCATTGCCGAATCGGAAGGCAAGCAGCTAGGTTTTGCCGATCTTCAAGCTGATGGCTATATCGACCATTTTTTCTGTCATGTGGATCACCAAGGACAGGGGATAGGAAAAGCTCTGATGAATACTCTGCTCAATGAGGCTGCATCTAAAGGCATATGTCGTTGCTATTCCCACGTAAGTATCACTGCAAGACCTTTCTTCGAGCATTTTGGTTTTATTCTGGTTAACTCTCAGGAAGTAGAAGTTCGGGGACAAGTGCTAACAAACTTTGTGATGGAGAAGCGGGCTTGA
- the sdhD gene encoding succinate dehydrogenase, hydrophobic membrane anchor protein, translated as MVTNAASLGRSGVHDFILIRASAIILALYTIFVVGFIALSSPLTYDAWHGLFSALPMKVFTLLALVAILVHAWIGIWQVLTDYVKPLMLRGLLQFVVVVAALSYLAAGILIVWGV; from the coding sequence ATGGTAACTAATGCAGCGAGTCTTGGACGCAGTGGTGTTCATGACTTTATTCTAATACGCGCAAGCGCAATTATTTTAGCCCTATACACTATTTTTGTGGTTGGATTTATTGCCCTTAGCTCTCCACTAACTTACGACGCATGGCATGGCTTGTTCAGCGCTCTGCCGATGAAAGTATTCACACTGCTCGCCCTGGTCGCGATTCTGGTTCATGCCTGGATCGGTATCTGGCAGGTGCTAACAGATTACGTTAAGCCATTAATGCTTCGTGGTCTACTGCAGTTCGTTGTTGTCGTAGCAGCCTTGTCTTATTTGGCAGCAGGCATTTTGATTGTGTGGGGTGTTTAA
- a CDS encoding citrate synthase gives MAENIAKLELPGNDSIDLPIKKGTAGFDVIDISKLGSKGHFTFDPGFLATASCESAITYIDGAQGILLHRGYPIGELAVDSDYLDLCYLLLYGELPTKIQYEQFVHTVKNHTMVNEQLVAFFRGFRRDAHPMAMLCGVTGALSAFYQDSLDVNDERHREIAAFRLVSKMPTIAAMCYKYSIGQPFVYPRNDLSYAGNFLSMMFAVPCEEYKVNPIVERAMDRIFILHADHEQNASTSTVRLAGSSGANPFACIAAGIASLWGPAHGGANEACLNMLEEIGTVDRIPEFIARAKDKEDPFRLMGFGHRVYKNFDPRAKVMRETCHEVLQELKVNDPLLDVAMELERIALEDDYFVSKKLYPNVDFYSGIIMKAIGIPTSMFTVLFALARTVGWIAHWKEMLDQPGHKISRPRQLYTGAPERTFVSQDKRES, from the coding sequence ATGGCTGAAAATATAGCCAAGTTGGAATTGCCAGGAAATGACTCAATCGATCTGCCAATAAAAAAAGGAACGGCAGGCTTCGATGTCATCGACATCAGCAAATTAGGTAGTAAAGGTCACTTTACCTTCGATCCAGGGTTTCTCGCGACAGCCTCCTGCGAATCTGCGATTACCTATATCGACGGCGCACAAGGGATACTGCTTCACCGCGGATACCCTATTGGTGAACTTGCCGTAGATTCAGATTATCTAGATCTGTGTTATTTGCTCCTGTACGGAGAGCTTCCAACCAAAATTCAGTACGAACAGTTCGTTCATACAGTTAAGAACCACACCATGGTTAATGAGCAGCTAGTCGCCTTCTTTAGAGGCTTTAGACGTGATGCTCACCCAATGGCAATGCTATGTGGTGTTACTGGTGCACTTTCTGCATTTTACCAAGATTCACTGGATGTTAACGATGAGCGTCACCGCGAAATCGCCGCCTTCCGTCTAGTGTCTAAGATGCCAACGATTGCCGCCATGTGTTACAAGTACTCTATTGGCCAGCCATTCGTGTATCCACGTAATGACTTGAGCTATGCGGGTAACTTCCTCAGCATGATGTTTGCTGTGCCATGTGAAGAATACAAGGTTAACCCGATTGTTGAACGAGCCATGGATCGCATCTTTATTCTACACGCGGATCATGAGCAAAACGCCTCGACATCTACAGTACGTCTGGCCGGTTCTTCTGGTGCTAACCCATTTGCATGTATTGCAGCGGGTATTGCATCACTTTGGGGACCTGCTCACGGCGGCGCTAACGAAGCGTGTCTGAACATGCTCGAAGAGATTGGAACAGTGGATCGTATCCCTGAGTTCATCGCTCGTGCTAAAGACAAGGAAGATCCTTTCCGTCTGATGGGCTTTGGACATCGCGTCTATAAGAACTTCGATCCTCGCGCTAAAGTCATGCGTGAAACCTGTCATGAAGTCCTTCAAGAACTTAAAGTTAACGACCCACTGCTCGATGTTGCTATGGAACTCGAACGTATTGCCCTTGAAGATGATTATTTCGTCTCTAAGAAGCTATATCCAAACGTCGATTTCTACTCAGGCATCATCATGAAGGCTATCGGTATTCCAACTAGCATGTTCACTGTACTGTTCGCCTTAGCGCGTACAGTTGGTTGGATTGCTCACTGGAAAGAGATGTTGGATCAACCTGGTCATAAGATCAGCCGTCCACGTCAATTGTATACTGGCGCCCCTGAGCGTACATTTGTCTCACAGGACAAGCGTGAATCTTAA
- a CDS encoding succinate dehydrogenase iron-sulfur subunit, translating into MNLNIAVYRYNPDVDAKPYMKDYTLEVAEGTDMMVLDALILLKEQDPTLAFRRSCREGVCGSDGLNMNGKNGLACITPVSTFNGKKIEIRPLPGMPVVRDIIVDLSQFYIQYEKIKPYLINDEKTPAREHLQSPEEREHLDGLYECIMCACCSTACPSFWWNPDKFIGPSGLLHAYRFLIDSRDTATEERLSELDDAYSVFRCHGIMNCVDVCPKGLNPTKAIGHIKSMLLKRAV; encoded by the coding sequence ATGAATTTGAATATCGCAGTTTATCGCTATAATCCCGATGTAGACGCTAAGCCGTACATGAAGGATTACACATTAGAAGTAGCAGAGGGTACCGATATGATGGTCCTGGATGCACTCATACTTCTGAAAGAGCAAGATCCAACCTTGGCGTTCCGTCGTTCATGTCGTGAAGGTGTTTGTGGCTCAGATGGCCTGAACATGAATGGTAAGAATGGTCTGGCTTGTATCACGCCAGTATCTACCTTCAATGGCAAGAAGATCGAGATAAGACCTTTACCAGGAATGCCAGTTGTTCGTGACATTATTGTCGATCTGTCTCAGTTCTACATTCAGTATGAGAAGATCAAACCTTATCTGATTAATGATGAGAAAACGCCTGCGCGTGAACATCTGCAATCACCTGAGGAACGTGAACATTTAGATGGCTTATATGAGTGTATCATGTGTGCCTGTTGCTCAACCGCTTGTCCATCTTTCTGGTGGAACCCTGATAAGTTCATCGGTCCAAGTGGCTTGTTACATGCCTATCGCTTCCTAATCGATAGCCGTGACACAGCAACCGAAGAGCGTTTATCGGAACTTGATGATGCATACAGCGTATTCCGCTGTCATGGCATCATGAACTGTGTGGATGTTTGTCCTAAGGGACTTAATCCGACTAAGGCAATTGGACACATTAAGTCCATGTTGTTGAAGAGAGCAGTGTAA